CGGCCGTAGTGtcgtccggcggcggcgccccttgctgtgcgtcgtgcggcgcgccgcgggccaccgccgcggcctcgcgcgcctcttcgaCGCGCATATtgtgcgccttgcgcaggtcgaccaTCTCGTTCACCTTCTCCTCGTACTGCATCGTCATGCGGTaccgcagcgcggcggtaATAAATAGCCCGACGGCCAGCACGCAGTTCGCGAGACCAATCCAGAAGAACTCTTTCTGGAAAAGGCGCATCACGGTCAGCGCAAAAGTgagctggccgagcgcggtgcgcacaTAGGCGCCATCAAAGgtgcgctgcgacgcgctgcgtcaacgaagcgcgacgtaccgtaGATCAAGTCGCTCTGTCTGGTTCAGCAGCTTGTGTGGGTGCCGCACCGGCTCCCTACGCTTCCTGAACGGAAGCAGGATCCGCGCAAACCCCTGGCTGATCTGGTACACACGGCCTTccccgccggcggccgccatGGTGGAGGTAGTCACGTGAATCACAccccggcggcggtgcgccgctcctgccTTGCTGTTTGCACGGGGCACGCGAATGAGTCCTTTGTGGCTGGTCCTGTttgtgctcgcgctcgcgcgcagcgtgtgcTCTCTCTACTTCTACTTTGAGGCGGGGCAGAGCAAATGCTTCTACGAAcagctgccgctcgacacgATCGTCGTGGCGCACTACTACACGGAAGAATGGGACGACGTGCAGTCCCACTATGATATACCCACCGACCTCGACATTGGTGTTGTGGTGAAGCACATCGAATCGGAGCATGTGCTGGTTTCTGCGCGTGGCAAGCCGGAAGGCAAGTTCGCCTTCACCTCCCACGAGGCCGGCAACCACGAGATCTGCGTCCAGACCGAGTACCACGGCTCGCGCATGAAGAACGGCAGCCtgcccgaggtgcgcatGCACCTCGAGGTGGTGCTTGGCGACTCGCACCGGCCAAATACCGAGGCGGACCGCGAGCACTCGAGCGACCTCTTGTCGCGCGCCCGTGGCCTGAATGCCAAGatgcgcgacctgcgcaaggagcagcagtaccagcgcgagcgcgagatgAAGTTCCGCGACCTGAGCGAGGCCACCaacgcgcgcgccttttGGTGCATCCTCGTGCAGATCTGTACGCTGATCGCAGCGTGCATCTGGCAGCTGAGCAACCTGCGGACGTTCTTTGAGGACAAAAAGCTGAGGTAGTTGCGCCGGGGCACAATATACATGATGCTACTGTACAATTAGAGATGCGCCCCCTCCTGCTCGTAGAGGGTCGTGAGGGGGACATGGTCGCTGGCCCGGGGCCCACGCAGGAACGCGGGCCAcggcacacgcgccgcctgcccCACGCACCATCCATAGACCGCGTCGAGGGtccgctcgagctcgccggtgccgatGCCAAACTCGGCGCCGGTATCGTCGATCGTCGGCAgtgccgcggcctcgcgcgtgagctcgtcgtgctcttCTTTCGCGACGTGCTTGAGCAGGTCCTTGATCGTGACCATGCCGACGAGCaagccgcgctgcgccacgagGATCACGCGGGGACCCATGCGCTTGAACAGGTCCGCGACCACCTCCAGGTCCAGGTCGGGCTGCACGACCAGCGGCGTGGGGTCGACCCACGccccgagctcgatgcttggcagctcggcgtgctcctcctcgggTGCAGGCACGTCCATCTCTTCTTCCGCAAAACTGTCGTCGTacggctgcggcgccgggcgaaAGAAGCGCCAAAAGTCGTCCGCACCCACCTCgggctcgctgcgctgcgtcgtcgcgagcgcaaaCGCCTCTGAGCTCGCGGGGTGGAAGAggcagcgcgcggtgcgcggcaaGGCACGCTCGTACTTGGccttgcgcaccgcgtagcgcagctcgctgcgcgacgcgtagcccagcagcgtcgcgtcgctctcgctcTGGACGACCGGGAAGCCCTTGTACGCGCCGTGTGCGAGCTTTgtctcgacctcggcgagcgtctgTCCGTCGGCGTAGAGGACGGTGGGGCGGCGGGacaggagcgcgccgacgtttGTCCCGAATACGTGGTcttcctgctcgaggaacGGAAAACCATTAAACTTGATCACGCGGTCGGACACGCCGCCCTTGCCGTGCAGGTCTGCGACGAGCTTCGccgtgccgacgacgagcatgATCGGCAGAATGTACgtcagcgcgccggtcaGCTCGAACATGATgacgacgaccgcgacggTGATGCGTGTGACGcccgcaagcgcgccggccgcgcccaTCACCGCGTACGTTCCCGGGGTGATGCACGgctcgccggccgtgcacgccgaAAAGAGGCGCCACGCCGGGTAGGCCGTCTGGAGCGCCTTGaccagcacgccgaccaTGCGCCCAAACGtggcgccgacggccaTCGACGGGATAAAGATGCCCGCCGGGACCTTGCACCCGTACGAGAGAATCACCAAGACAAAGCGCAGGACCGTGGCGACCAGGAGCGAAAACGCCATCGACCACTGGACGCGCGACTGGCACAGCAAGTCGTTCTCGCTCGCGCCTTCGCACTGGCGAaagagcacctcgagcgactcggtcatgtcgaggcgcaggaagCGGTTAAAGTAGgtgacgagcgccgtgatCCCCGCGAGGAACAcggcctcctcgacgccgcgctgtgCGAGCCGCTTGCGGCGGAAGCGCTGCACCTGCAGGTTGTAGCGCACGACATACTCGCCATAGAGGCCGCCCATAATGCCGATCAGCACGTAAAAGACCAGCTCAAAGTAGTGCCAGTCGCGCGAGTACTCGACCTGGAACAAGACGAGCTTGCCGGTGCGGAACGGGTTCATGAACGAGAGCGCGACGGTGCTCGCGAGCGCACACAAAAAAGTGCGCCACATGGTCGACGCCGGGAAGTGGCTCGTCATCTCCTccagcgcaaagagcacgccgccgatcggcgagccgaacgcgacggcgacgccggccgcgctcgcggcggtgagcagctcacgcagctTCGCCTGGCTCGGCACGAGCCTGCGCAGGAactgcgcgacgacgttGCCCATGCAGCACGCGACGTGCACCGCCGGCCCCTCTTTCCCGACGCTTAGCCCCGAGGCGATCGCGAGCGGCAGACCGATGCTCTTGATGACCAGCGTCCAGAACGACAGGAAGCCGTCGATGATAAAGCCTGAGAGGACGCACTTGATCTCGGAGATGCCGCTCCCGGCCGCGTACGGCGCATAGTGCTTGACGAGAAACGCACACACAAACGCAAAGAGCACCGACATGACAATGTAGACGAGGTACGCCGGCAGCGTCCACTCTGCCCACTCGATCCACTCGGCACACGTCTCGACCGGCCCAATGGGCGCCGGCTCGGACACGttggcacgcagcgcgagcttggTCGCCTGGACCAGTGCGCTGCTcacggtcgtcgtcgcggtcgcctgcgcggcggccgcaaTCCCGGGGggcaccgacgcggcgccggggccgGCGGGGTCCATCTGCTCCCAGCAGCAGAACTTTTTGCTGAGCCACCAGCCCGTGGAGCAGTAGCCCATCTTTAGGTCGGACACCCACTCGGTCACGACGCTGATCATTGCCATATTAAGGCCAATGAGGATCCCTGCgtgagtcgcgcgacgtaccgacCAACACCACAACACCATTCTCGGCCGCGGAGAGGAGCGCGGTGTGCAGCTTGTACAGCAGCGGCCCTGCCAGCGCACCGATCGACTGCAGCGCCCCACGCACGTACGCGCCAAacggcaggcgcgcggccagcaggtcgaggccgcgccATGCGAGCGAGCCTTGCTCgtgcacctgctcggcgatgcgctgtACCTCGGCCTCTTGGTGCATCATTTTCACGCGCTCACGGCGCCCATCGACGACCCAGTCCACGGTCGAAAACTGCATTAGTCGCAGGACGTACACGCTCATAGTGCTTCGTCTCTTCCAGCACGTCTTCGCGCAGgtccggcgtcggcggagCCGCCCGTGCGCTTTCCATCGAAGTGGAGGCTAGGGAGGGCTACggaggagcgtcgcggtggACGCCatgagcttgcgcaggcggtcgaggctctcggtgcgcaccgccgcttTGGGCTTTGGCGTGGACGggagggcgacgcgctttACTGGCGTCACTGGCACGTCGGACGCGGGGCGCttgcgcgtcgggcgcgtgtgggcgagctcggccagggcctgctggccgagcgcctcgagctgcgccatgtCGCGTGCTTCGATCACGCACGGCgtgtcgccgaggcgtgcgaGTACTTCCGcgacgacctgctcgaggtacCAGGCCACGGAAaagagcggcgcctcgatcagctgcgcgcgcagcagccgcgtcgcgctgttTTCGCTCCacggcagcgcgtcgagctggtgcagcgcggcggcgaggggGGTATAGGGCGAGGCGTccggcagcgcgagctgcacctcgtccgTGCCGCTGCCTGCAGCGACCTGCCGCAGAAAGAGGTTCGTCAGGGCGGTCGCCATGGCAaacgccggcgcgccgtcgagctttgcgatcgcctcgaccgtcgcgcgccacaCGTCGTagagcggcgcgatcgcggggcgcagcgcgggcgTGCTTTCCTCGTGCCATGCAATCGCAGGCACGAGGCCGTGGATCGCGTAGGCaaacgcctcgtcggcatcgCACGCGGCATCGTCCAGGAGCATCACGTTCACCTGCGCCCACGCacggcggtcgagcacgcggcaCACGACGTGCACCTGCATCCGCGTCCACGCAATGAGCAAAAGGCGggggcgctcgcgcacgcgccctTGCACCTGCCGCATCCGCGCGGcatccgcgagctgcgcctcgctgcaTGCAAAGAGCAAGAGGCCGGTATCCGGCCggacgctcgcggcgagcgcgacgctcgcatCGTGCACGTCGTACAGAcactcgtcgtcgtcgagatCGAGCTTATTCCGCAGCCACagtgtcgcggcgctcggcgcagggaGGCACAGCGACACGGTGTACGttgcgccgggcggcggcggggcgtCCTCGGACAGCACCACAAAGTGCTGCAGGAGCAGGTCGGCAAacgtgccgcgctgccacaggcgctcgcgctggcgcgcggccgccgagtagaccgtctgcagcgcgcggtccGACAGATGGCtgcgcggctcgggcgtgtcgagcggcgaCAGAGGGCGGCGGGGCGTCTCGAATGCGCGGGGCAGCTCGGGCGTCTCGAATGCGCGGGGCAGCTTGGGCGTGTCAAATGCGCGCCGCTTAGGCGTCTCAAAGAGCCGCCGGGGCTGGATCACGGGCTGCTCCGAGGCGtgcagcgtctgcagccgctcgcggaTATCGcggaggcgcgcggcttgCACCGCGCGGTCCTGCGCGGCAGccagcgcggtgcgccaccgcgcgcaggcgcggcgcagcacggcgcggcggtgaaacgtgcgtgccgcagcatcatgcgccgcggcgcgcaccgcatcgtcgaccggctcctgctcgaggcgctgctcgagggcATGCGCAAGGCGGTCAACCAGAGatgcacgctgcgcatggcggcggcggcggtgctcggcggcaagTGCATCGTGCGCAATGTCGTGCGTGGCCTGCGTGGCCGCGTCGGTGCACAGGTGCGATGCAAGGCCCTGCGCGAGTTGGGCGCGCGGCACCTtggggcgcggcggtgcgggcgcggggtgcgtcgctcgaggagcaggagcagaCGCAGACGCAGACGcagacgcaggcgcagggGCCGGGGGTGGTGCCttgtcgagcggcggcgcaggtgcgcgaATAGGCGCCGCGGGGGGCACAGTTGGAGCCGGAGCCGGAGCCCGGGCAGGAGCCGGGGCTTtggcaggcgctcgagccggagcgggcggcgccggggcgAACGAAAAcgcgggcgtcggcgctgtcgtcggcgccggagcgcgcgcggccggcggggCAAACGCCGACGAAACGGCGAAAggaggaggcgccgccTTGTCTGGCATGCTAcgctgcggcagcgccaGCTTGGGCATCGGCACAACCGGCCGTTCTGACGCCGCAGCCCCCCCGCCATGCGCACCTTTTCTCGCCTCTCCTCCGTCGATAATCGCCTGGCACGGCACCCCCCCCCTCTTTTCCTCGACCCACTCGCTGAAAGGCGCGACAAACGActtgtcctcgtcgagcactGTCGCCTTGTTGATTTTCGCGACGTCCGTGCCCTGCACATGCTCGACCTCTACGCCGAGGCTCTCGAGGAATGCGCGGCACTGCTCGTGCGTGTCCATTCCCAGCACGCTAGCCACGAATGCGATCGGGAGTCCCATGTGCTG
This sequence is a window from Malassezia japonica chromosome 5, complete sequence. Protein-coding genes within it:
- the GEF1 gene encoding glycerol ethanol, ferric requiring protein (TransMembrane:11 (o1197-1217i1229-1249o1345-1363i1384-1407o1447-1471i1483-1504o1524-1542i1563-1581o1612-1634i1641-1663o1703-1728i); EggNog:ENOG503NU7S; COG:P), coding for MHAELGGEEERLERFRQRSDASTARLAELKEVFAQKRKAYIASGVLPDPARPGSLEDASKLVGTCAEMCPEYERLEREIQKELDRLEVYPGTLKANPAAAVKIYRRPAAGRELPLPEEVRPADVLRKTLDYLFHELLPADPGDAQFAHVQPFLWNRTRAVRQDFIVQSDTGRVSIECHERIARYHILCLHWKGGRGAESWSEQQELEQLRKTLRSLIEYYDDQRMAGHTCPNEPEFRAYNLMMHARDPETLREVELLPTPVFRAGPIQLAVELRGLIQRSNLLEKRGNPRNTEATLNFYTKFFALLRTDRVPYLVACLAENLFPSVRIGAVKAMMRAYMPQHMGLPIAFVASVLGMDTHEQCRAFLESLGVEVEHVQGTDVAKINKATVLDEDKSFVAPFSEWVEEKRGGVPCQAIIDGGEARKGAHGGGAAASERPVVPMPKLALPQRSMPDKAAPPPFAVSSAFAPPAARAPAPTTAPTPAFSFAPAPPAPARAPAKAPAPARAPAPAPTVPPAAPIRAPAPPLDKAPPPAPAPASASASASAPAPRATHPAPAPPRPKVPRAQLAQGLASHLCTDAATQATHDIAHDALAAEHRRRRHAQRASLVDRLAHALEQRLEQEPVDDAVRAAAHDAAARTFHRRAVLRRACARWRTALAAAQDRAVQAARLRDIRERLQTLHASEQPVIQPRRLFETPKRRAFDTPKLPRAFETPELPRAFETPRRPLSPLDTPEPRSHLSDRALQTVYSAAARQRERLWQRGTFADLLLQHFVVLSEDAPPPPGATYTVSLCLPAPSAATLWLRNKLDLDDDECLYDVHDASVALAASVRPDTGLLLFACSEAQLADAARMRQVQGRVRERPRLLLIAWTRMQVHVVCRVLDRRAWAQVNVMLLDDAACDADEAFAYAIHGLVPAIAWHEESTPALRPAIAPLYDVWRATVEAIAKLDGAPAFAMATALTNLFLRQVAAGSGTDEVQLALPDASPYTPLAAALHQLDALPWSENSATRLLRAQLIEAPLFSVAWYLEQVVAEVLARLGDTPCVIEARDMAQLEALGQQALAELAHTRPTRKRPASDVPVTPVKRVALPSTPKPKAAVRTESLDRLRKLMASTATLLPSTSMESARAAPPTPDLREDVLEETKHYERFSTVDWVVDGRRERVKMMHQEAEVQRIAEQVHEQGSLAWRGLDLLAARLPFGAYVRGALQSIGALAGPLLYKLHTALLSAAENGVVVLVGILIGLNMAMISVVTEWVSDLKMGYCSTGWWLSKKFCCWEQMDPAGPGAASVPPGIAAAAQATATTTVSSALVQATKLALRANVSEPAPIGPVETCAEWIEWAEWTLPAYLVYIVMSVLFAFVCAFLVKHYAPYAAGSGISEIKCVLSGFIIDGFLSFWTLVIKSIGLPLAIASGLSVGKEGPAVHVACCMGNVVAQFLRRLVPSQAKLRELLTAASAAGVAVAFGSPIGGVLFALEEMTSHFPASTMWRTFLCALASTVALSFMNPFRTGKLVLFQVEYSRDWHYFELVFYVLIGIMGGLYGEYVVRYNLQVQRFRRKRLAQRGVEEAVFLAGITALVTYFNRFLRLDMTESLEVLFRQCEGASENDLLCQSRVQWSMAFSLLVATVLRFVLVILSYGCKVPAGIFIPSMAVGATFGRMVGVLVKALQTAYPAWRLFSACTAGEPCITPGTYAVMGAAGALAGVTRITVAVVVIMFELTGALTYILPIMLVVGTAKLVADLHGKGGVSDRVIKFNGFPFLEQEDHVFGTNVGALLSRRPTVLYADGQTLAEVETKLAHGAYKGFPVVQSESDATLLGYASRSELRYAVRKAKYERALPRTARCLFHPASSEAFALATTQRSEPEVGADDFWRFFRPAPQPYDDSFAEEEMDVPAPEEEHAELPSIELGAWVDPTPLVVQPDLDLEVVADLFKRMGPRVILVAQRGLLVGMVTIKDLLKHVAKEEHDELTREAAALPTIDDTGAEFGIGTGELERTLDAVYGWCVGQAARVPWPAFLRGPRASDHVPLTTLYEQEGAHL
- the ERP1 gene encoding emp24p/erv25p- protein (SECRETED:SignalP(1-19); COG:U; TransMembrane:1 (n4-14c19/20o185-206i); EggNog:ENOG503NVYE), with the translated sequence MSPLWLVLFVLALARSVCSLYFYFEAGQSKCFYEQLPLDTIVVAHYYTEEWDDVQSHYDIPTDLDIGVVVKHIESEHVLVSARGKPEGKFAFTSHEAGNHEICVQTEYHGSRMKNGSLPEVRMHLEVVLGDSHRPNTEADREHSSDLLSRARGLNAKMRDLRKEQQYQREREMKFRDLSEATNARAFWCILVQICTLIAACIWQLSNLRTFFEDKKLR
- a CDS encoding uncharacterized protein (EggNog:ENOG503P38V; TransMembrane:2 (o48-68i140-161o)); translation: MAAAGGEGRVYQISQGASQRTFDGAYVRTALGQLTFALTVMRLFQKEFFWIGLANCVLAVGLFITAALRYRMTMQYEEKVNEMVDLRKAHNMRVEEAREAAAVARGAPHDAQQGAPPPDDTTADDHDYLLLPRFHTAGNVVAFSTLFILLVEIAITLLIVYL